In [Leptolyngbya] sp. PCC 7376, a genomic segment contains:
- the gnd gene encoding decarboxylating NADP(+)-dependent phosphogluconate dehydrogenase yields MTKRTFGVIGLAVMGENLALNVERNGFPIAVYNRTASKTEKFMAERAVGKDITAAYSLEEFVQQLESPRKILVMVKAGKPVDYVIEDLKPLLNKGDMIIDGGNSLYEDTERRTKDLEALGLGFVGMGVSGGEEGALNGPSLMPGGTEAAYRELEPIVTKIAAQVDDGPCVTYVGPGGAGHYVKMVHNGIEYGDMQLIAEAYDLLANAAKLSHTELHEVFAEWNQTDELNSFLVEITADIFKKIDPETEKPLVELILDCAGQKGTGRWTVVSSLELGVPIPTMYAAVNARVMSAYKDERKAASHELPAPERVYRGDIKTFINQVRDALYCSKMCSYAQGMALLGKASEEYGYNLDLGETARIWKGGCIIRAGFLDKIKAAYVENPELPNLLLAPEFKQSIIDRQTAWRTVILAANELGIAVPAFSASLDYFDSYRRERLPQNLTQAQRDYFGAHTYERTDKARGEFFHTAWAE; encoded by the coding sequence ATGACTAAACGAACTTTTGGCGTAATTGGACTAGCCGTAATGGGTGAAAATCTCGCCCTCAACGTAGAGAGAAATGGCTTCCCTATCGCTGTCTATAACCGCACCGCCAGCAAAACCGAAAAATTCATGGCAGAGCGTGCCGTTGGCAAAGACATTACAGCCGCTTATAGTCTCGAAGAATTTGTGCAGCAGCTTGAGTCTCCTCGCAAAATTTTGGTGATGGTAAAGGCTGGCAAACCCGTTGATTATGTCATTGAAGATTTGAAGCCGCTCCTCAACAAAGGAGACATGATTATTGATGGTGGGAACTCCCTCTATGAAGACACCGAGCGCCGCACCAAAGATCTAGAAGCATTAGGTCTTGGTTTTGTTGGTATGGGTGTCAGTGGTGGTGAAGAAGGTGCCCTCAATGGCCCTAGCCTCATGCCCGGTGGTACAGAAGCGGCTTACCGCGAACTCGAACCCATCGTCACAAAGATTGCTGCGCAAGTTGATGATGGCCCTTGTGTGACTTACGTTGGCCCCGGTGGCGCAGGTCACTACGTCAAGATGGTTCACAACGGCATCGAGTATGGCGATATGCAGCTTATTGCGGAAGCCTATGACCTCCTTGCTAATGCAGCAAAGCTAAGCCATACCGAACTCCATGAGGTATTTGCCGAATGGAATCAAACAGACGAGCTAAATTCCTTCCTCGTTGAAATCACGGCTGATATTTTCAAGAAAATTGACCCTGAGACAGAAAAGCCTCTCGTTGAACTGATTCTCGATTGTGCAGGTCAGAAGGGTACTGGACGTTGGACTGTGGTCAGTTCTCTAGAATTGGGTGTTCCCATTCCAACAATGTATGCAGCGGTAAATGCACGGGTGATGTCTGCTTATAAAGACGAAAGAAAAGCAGCTTCCCATGAGCTCCCTGCCCCAGAACGAGTTTATCGCGGCGATATCAAGACATTTATCAACCAAGTTCGTGACGCGTTGTATTGCTCGAAGATGTGTTCCTACGCCCAGGGTATGGCGCTTCTCGGCAAGGCTTCTGAAGAGTATGGCTACAACCTAGATCTCGGTGAAACTGCTCGCATTTGGAAAGGTGGCTGTATTATCCGTGCGGGCTTCCTCGACAAGATTAAGGCGGCTTATGTCGAAAATCCTGAGCTTCCCAACCTCTTGCTTGCCCCTGAGTTTAAGCAGTCGATCATCGATCGTCAGACGGCTTGGCGGACAGTAATCCTCGCAGCAAATGAGCTTGGTATTGCGGTTCCTGCGTTTAGTGCGTCCTTGGATTACTTTGACAGCTACCGTCGTGAACGTCTCCCCCAAAACCTGACTCAGGCTCAGCGCGATTACTTCGGTGCGCACACTTATGAGCGTACGGACAAGGCTCGTGGTGAATTTTTCCACACAGCTTGGGCTGAGTAA
- a CDS encoding adenine phosphoribosyltransferase, with protein MDLKSLIRDIPDFPKPGILFRDITTLLNHPEGMRYTMDALTQLCIEANLKPDHVVGMESRGFIFGPTLAYNLNAGFVPVRKPGKLPAAIHSVEYELEYGTDTLEMHQDAVGKGDKILIVDDLIATGGTAKATADLLTKVGCEIVGYVFVVELIALKGRDRLPDAPVLSLVQY; from the coding sequence ATGGACTTAAAATCACTCATTCGCGATATCCCGGATTTTCCGAAGCCCGGCATTTTGTTTCGGGACATCACCACCCTCCTCAACCATCCCGAGGGCATGCGCTACACAATGGATGCGTTGACACAGCTTTGCATTGAAGCGAATCTCAAGCCAGATCATGTAGTGGGGATGGAGTCACGGGGTTTCATTTTCGGACCAACCCTTGCCTACAATCTCAACGCTGGTTTTGTACCTGTACGGAAACCGGGAAAGTTACCTGCGGCGATTCACTCTGTGGAATATGAGCTGGAATATGGCACTGATACCCTCGAAATGCACCAAGATGCAGTGGGTAAAGGGGACAAAATTTTAATCGTTGACGATCTGATTGCGACGGGCGGCACAGCGAAAGCGACGGCGGATCTTCTCACGAAGGTAGGATGTGAAATTGTGGGCTATGTCTTTGTTGTTGAACTAATCGCTCTCAAAGGGCGCGATCGCCTGCCGGATGCCCCTGTTTTATCCCTTGTGCAATATTAA